A genomic region of Catalinimonas niigatensis contains the following coding sequences:
- a CDS encoding DUF2262 domain-containing protein, whose amino-acid sequence MSIFKKEELTTFTGIVDEGCVSKIGTDSAVSLGFSFFAYAKNDSEIIEEEIYVTKEIPSFEYDVSNINQLDIITIKGVQIEHYGQQRILLSSIEQVNVKDKRFELIRNKRKQPITFDSEKLGVFTLERGPNWFVSTQIWYDHEIELMLMDEDTPPISSEKAAISLFEKQRYWHRKFVKIIIEELLPLKNESWLEEHDQPFTESDFEKRIKITSISVWDDGAFESWFDDGDLFWGHGINVNGNLSDGVESAGIAG is encoded by the coding sequence ATGAGCATATTTAAGAAAGAAGAACTTACTACATTCACAGGCATTGTAGATGAAGGTTGTGTTTCAAAAATAGGAACAGACAGTGCTGTATCATTAGGGTTTAGTTTTTTTGCCTATGCTAAGAATGATTCAGAGATTATTGAAGAAGAAATATACGTTACTAAAGAAATTCCTTCTTTTGAATATGATGTAAGCAATATCAATCAACTAGATATCATTACCATTAAAGGAGTACAGATAGAGCACTATGGCCAGCAGCGCATCCTACTTTCATCCATTGAGCAGGTTAATGTTAAGGATAAAAGGTTTGAACTCATAAGAAATAAGAGGAAGCAACCCATCACCTTTGACAGTGAGAAATTAGGCGTATTCACTTTAGAAAGAGGTCCGAACTGGTTTGTTTCAACCCAGATATGGTATGATCATGAAATAGAATTGATGTTGATGGATGAAGATACTCCGCCCATTAGCTCAGAAAAAGCAGCCATTTCTTTATTTGAAAAGCAGAGATACTGGCATAGAAAGTTCGTTAAAATCATCATTGAAGAGTTATTGCCTCTAAAGAATGAAAGTTGGTTAGAAGAACACGATCAGCCATTCACTGAAAGTGATTTTGAAAAGAGAATCAAAATAACTTCCATAAGTGTCTGGGATGATGGGGCTTTTGAAAGCTGGTTTGATGATGGAGATTTATTTTGGGGACATGGAATAAATGTAAATGGTAACTTATCTGATGGCGTTGAAAGCGCAGGTATAGCAGGGTGA
- a CDS encoding DUF5686 and carboxypeptidase regulatory-like domain-containing protein yields the protein MRHFYLLLFLLCSYASLAQGIKGTVYTPEGEVLPFATIYIKALETGSSTNEQGKYEVALPQGNYELVFQHLGYAPVLKNIQVQNDYVTLDITLSDQVIQLKEVEVNARAEDPAYTIIRKAIAKSKFHRLQVQRYQAKVYIKGAGRVKDVPFFLERALEKEGVDSSTVFLTESVSEVTFEQPNTLKEKVISIRAIGEENNTSPNGFINGSFYDPELVGVISPLSPRAFAYYKFQFAGSFIDRNHEINKIRVIPRSRGDDVFSGYIYIIDDLWSIHSVNMFTYKQGFKIEVKQMSAPIQETVWMPVSHHIDVSGKIFGIDLEYKYLATVSDYDITLNPDLQVDLVVVDEKIEKELAAVLEKEEKLDKSKLTEDSTAIFKNEQRLTRKELRKTLKAYEKELEKQEEAPDVVENRSMSVDSTAYQQDSSYWEKIRPVPLTDMEIKSYQKMDSTAIVEKEEQEAAAQEEKTGVDRPRKNLGLGRVIFGTTISLSKQSSLEYKSPLSELNFNTVEGYHFTVPLVLRTQLLEKQLQIAPTARYAFAREKLTGKLAIHYPIGENQLKIEGGRYVSQFNADDPIHPFLNTFTTLLYEQNFIKLYEKDYVQFGLRRKVSDKLRLEADVSWAKRRQLFNNTYHSWRDRETRVYTPNAPENLELEDTSFPTHDAFIFSVQGEYQPFLKYRIKNEEKSIVNESSPTFRLSYRKGIPEVLNSQVNYDVLEVGVQHQFDIGVRGRLDYHVYAGSFLNNQSLYFMDFQHFMGNRTIIQMSDPVGSFRLLDYYLYSTGKEYLATHLYYQFRKFLFTQFFEVRLLGIKENILFNYLKTDLSPHYMEVGYSLDNVLRFLRVEAVANFEDGKYRNFGVRIGIATTLENLFN from the coding sequence ATGAGACATTTTTATCTGCTATTATTTTTGTTATGCAGCTATGCCAGTCTGGCCCAGGGCATCAAAGGTACGGTATATACCCCTGAGGGTGAAGTCCTTCCTTTTGCCACTATCTATATCAAGGCCCTGGAGACTGGCTCCAGCACCAACGAACAGGGAAAGTATGAAGTCGCTTTGCCTCAGGGCAATTATGAATTGGTATTTCAGCACCTGGGTTATGCTCCGGTTTTAAAAAATATACAGGTACAGAATGACTATGTCACGCTGGATATCACACTCTCTGATCAGGTCATCCAACTGAAGGAGGTAGAGGTCAATGCCCGGGCAGAAGACCCTGCGTATACCATTATTCGTAAGGCTATCGCCAAGAGTAAATTTCACCGATTGCAAGTGCAGCGTTATCAGGCCAAAGTGTATATCAAAGGCGCAGGCAGAGTGAAAGATGTGCCTTTCTTTTTGGAAAGAGCGTTAGAGAAAGAAGGGGTAGACTCCTCCACTGTTTTCCTGACAGAATCAGTCAGTGAGGTTACTTTTGAGCAGCCCAATACGCTTAAAGAAAAAGTCATTTCCATCAGGGCCATAGGCGAAGAAAACAACACCAGTCCCAATGGCTTTATCAATGGCAGTTTTTATGATCCTGAGTTGGTTGGCGTCATTTCTCCTCTTTCACCCCGGGCTTTTGCTTATTATAAGTTTCAGTTTGCCGGTAGTTTCATAGACCGCAACCATGAGATCAACAAAATCAGGGTCATCCCCCGCTCCCGCGGAGACGATGTATTCAGTGGTTACATTTACATCATCGACGATCTGTGGAGTATCCATAGTGTGAATATGTTTACCTACAAACAAGGTTTTAAGATAGAGGTAAAACAAATGAGTGCGCCTATTCAGGAGACGGTCTGGATGCCGGTAAGCCATCATATAGATGTGTCAGGAAAAATTTTCGGTATTGATCTGGAATACAAATATCTGGCTACGGTAAGTGATTATGATATTACGCTCAATCCTGACCTGCAGGTGGATCTGGTTGTGGTGGACGAAAAGATTGAAAAGGAACTGGCTGCTGTTTTGGAAAAGGAAGAGAAACTAGACAAGAGCAAACTTACGGAAGATTCTACAGCTATCTTTAAGAATGAGCAGCGACTTACCCGTAAAGAGCTTCGCAAAACCCTCAAAGCCTACGAAAAGGAACTGGAAAAACAGGAAGAAGCGCCAGACGTGGTAGAAAACCGCAGCATGAGTGTGGATTCTACTGCCTATCAGCAAGATTCTTCTTATTGGGAAAAGATTCGTCCGGTACCGCTCACTGATATGGAGATAAAAAGCTATCAGAAGATGGATAGCACGGCAATCGTAGAAAAAGAAGAACAGGAAGCCGCTGCACAGGAGGAGAAAACCGGAGTGGATCGTCCTCGGAAAAATCTTGGGTTAGGCAGAGTAATATTTGGTACTACCATCAGCCTGAGCAAGCAGAGTTCTTTGGAATACAAATCTCCTCTGAGTGAGCTGAATTTTAATACGGTAGAAGGTTACCATTTTACTGTACCGCTGGTACTGCGTACCCAGCTGCTGGAAAAACAGCTACAGATTGCCCCTACTGCCCGCTACGCCTTTGCCCGGGAAAAGCTAACAGGGAAACTGGCTATCCATTATCCTATTGGAGAGAACCAGCTAAAGATTGAGGGTGGACGCTATGTCAGTCAGTTTAATGCCGATGATCCTATTCATCCTTTTCTTAATACTTTCACTACCCTTTTGTATGAGCAAAACTTCATCAAGCTTTATGAGAAAGATTATGTGCAATTTGGATTGAGACGCAAGGTCAGTGATAAATTACGTCTGGAGGCGGATGTCTCATGGGCTAAACGCAGGCAGCTCTTTAACAATACTTACCATAGCTGGAGAGATCGGGAAACCAGAGTATATACACCCAATGCGCCAGAGAATCTTGAACTGGAAGACACCTCTTTTCCTACCCACGACGCCTTCATTTTTTCTGTACAGGGAGAGTATCAGCCTTTTTTGAAGTACAGAATCAAAAATGAAGAAAAGAGTATTGTCAACGAATCTTCCCCTACATTTCGCCTGAGCTATCGCAAGGGAATACCCGAGGTGTTAAACAGCCAGGTCAATTATGATGTGCTGGAAGTAGGCGTGCAGCATCAGTTTGATATTGGTGTGCGGGGACGACTGGATTATCATGTTTATGCAGGAAGTTTCCTGAACAATCAGTCACTGTATTTTATGGATTTCCAGCATTTCATGGGTAACCGTACGATAATTCAAATGAGTGATCCGGTAGGGAGTTTTCGCCTGCTCGACTATTATCTTTACAGCACGGGAAAAGAATATTTGGCTACTCATCTATACTATCAGTTTCGCAAATTTCTCTTTACACAGTTTTTTGAGGTGCGATTACTGGGTATCAAAGAAAATATCCTCTTCAACTACCTGAAAACTGATCTCTCCCCTCATTATATGGAAGTGGGTTATAGCCTGGACAATGTATTGCGTTTTTTGCGGGTAGAAGCTGTAGCAAATTTTGAAGATGGAAAATACCGTAATTTTGGTGTAAGAATAGGAATAGCCACTACATTGGAAAATTTGTTTAATTGA
- a CDS encoding S1 family peptidase, giving the protein MPIIITNKHVIRGSKNGRFVLTKSDSKGNPIHSEHITVQLENFESLWRLHPDPNVDLCAMPVGKIINAANQQGVNFFFICFDKSLIPDKTTLQEFSILEDILMVGYPNGIWDKVNNQPILRKGITATHIKFDYEGRQEFMIDMACFPGSSGSPIVLYKPSGYSDNSGSFVIESPKFKLLGILYAGPQHTAIGEIKIVNIPTSERSSPAAFSRIPNNLGLVIKSSRILELEKLFPPLPQA; this is encoded by the coding sequence ATGCCGATTATCATTACTAATAAACATGTGATTAGAGGGTCAAAAAATGGAAGATTTGTGCTTACAAAATCTGATTCAAAAGGAAACCCTATTCATTCTGAACACATTACTGTACAACTAGAAAACTTTGAGAGTTTGTGGAGGTTACATCCTGATCCAAATGTTGATTTATGTGCTATGCCAGTAGGAAAAATAATAAACGCAGCTAATCAACAAGGTGTCAATTTTTTCTTTATTTGTTTTGATAAGTCATTAATACCTGATAAAACTACTCTACAAGAATTTAGTATTTTAGAGGATATATTAATGGTAGGCTATCCAAACGGGATTTGGGATAAAGTAAATAATCAGCCTATTTTAAGAAAAGGTATTACTGCAACTCACATTAAATTTGATTACGAAGGGAGGCAAGAGTTTATGATAGATATGGCTTGTTTTCCTGGTTCAAGCGGTTCTCCTATTGTGCTCTATAAACCTAGTGGTTATTCAGATAATAGTGGTTCCTTTGTAATTGAATCACCAAAATTTAAATTATTAGGAATACTATATGCTGGACCACAGCATACTGCAATTGGAGAAATTAAAATTGTAAATATTCCTACTAGTGAGCGCTCATCTCCGGCTGCTTTTTCAAGAATTCCCAATAATTTAGGTCTAGTAATAAAATCAAGTAGAATCCTGGAACTTGAAAAATTATTTCCTCCTCTACCGCAAGCTTGA
- a CDS encoding type II toxin-antitoxin system VapC family toxin, whose amino-acid sequence MNVFFDTSSLFKLYHKESGTEELMDFFNNNQINALFLAEITRIEFASVVWKKCRKRDIDETLSKKLIDKFEFDSNKYSYVTDTPDLKSLAGKLIAKHWKEGLRTLDSIQLASALIVKEDIEFFFSADHLLLELAQTEGLTIR is encoded by the coding sequence ATGAATGTCTTTTTTGATACTTCTTCTCTTTTCAAACTTTACCACAAAGAATCAGGCACTGAGGAATTGATGGATTTCTTTAACAACAATCAAATCAACGCTCTTTTTCTTGCTGAAATTACTCGGATTGAGTTTGCTTCTGTAGTCTGGAAAAAATGTCGCAAAAGAGATATTGATGAAACTCTCTCCAAAAAACTGATTGACAAGTTTGAATTTGATTCCAATAAATACAGCTATGTTACTGATACACCTGATTTGAAATCCTTAGCTGGCAAATTGATAGCAAAACACTGGAAAGAAGGCTTAAGAACCCTAGATTCAATTCAGCTTGCTTCAGCATTAATCGTAAAAGAAGATATTGAATTTTTCTTCTCAGCCGACCATTTGCTTTTAGAACTTGCTCAGACTGAAGGGTTAACAATTAGATAA
- a CDS encoding NAD-dependent epimerase/dehydratase family protein, whose translation MTKKRIFFTGGSGKAGKHVIPYLLDQGHRVMNVDLLPLDYPGVDNLQADITDSGQMFNAMSSYAGLDELEEGNGVPKFDAVVHFAAVPRILIKPDNETFRVNTIGTYNVIEAAVKLGIKKIIIASSETTYGICFSDGQTHPNSLPLEEDYDVDPMDSYGLSKVVNEKTARSFQRRSGFDIYALRIGNVIEPHEYAELFPYYFKNPEVRRRNAFCYIDARDLGQIVDLCLKKDALGYQVFNAGNDHNGAIIPSKELAERFFPGVPITRELGEHEALYSNRKIREVLGFKEQHPWQKYVKRE comes from the coding sequence ATGACTAAAAAACGAATATTTTTTACCGGGGGATCGGGAAAAGCAGGCAAGCATGTGATCCCCTACCTTTTAGACCAGGGACATAGGGTGATGAATGTAGACCTGCTGCCATTGGATTACCCGGGGGTAGATAACCTGCAAGCTGATATCACGGATTCCGGCCAGATGTTTAATGCCATGAGTTCATATGCCGGCTTAGATGAGTTGGAGGAGGGCAATGGCGTACCAAAATTTGATGCTGTAGTACATTTTGCTGCTGTGCCCAGGATTTTGATCAAACCTGACAATGAAACTTTCCGGGTCAACACCATAGGCACCTACAATGTGATTGAAGCGGCAGTTAAGCTGGGCATTAAGAAGATTATCATTGCTTCATCAGAGACCACCTATGGTATCTGTTTTTCAGATGGCCAAACCCATCCTAATTCATTGCCTTTGGAGGAAGACTATGATGTTGATCCCATGGATAGCTATGGATTGTCAAAGGTGGTGAATGAAAAGACGGCACGCAGCTTTCAGCGACGCTCAGGCTTTGATATATATGCCCTTCGCATCGGAAATGTCATTGAGCCTCATGAATACGCGGAACTGTTTCCCTATTACTTCAAAAACCCTGAAGTGCGCCGCAGGAATGCGTTCTGTTATATTGATGCGCGTGACCTGGGACAGATTGTGGATTTATGTTTGAAAAAAGATGCGCTTGGTTATCAGGTTTTCAATGCTGGAAATGATCATAATGGTGCGATTATCCCCAGCAAAGAACTGGCTGAACGATTTTTCCCTGGAGTACCCATTACCCGTGAGTTGGGTGAACATGAAGCCCTGTATTCAAATCGTAAAATCCGTGAAGTTCTGGGGTTCAAAGAACAGCATCCCTGGCAGAAATATGTGAAAAGGGAATGA
- a CDS encoding glycoside hydrolase family 16 protein, with the protein MNKYLIVHLITILFIFVQCAEAQEEMQLVWSDEFEENDMPDPQKWAYDTGGHGWGNNELQYYTEADPDNVQVKEGKLIITARKENFQDNTYTSAKLVTRDRADWRYGRIEVSARLPEGKGTWPAIWMLPDVEKLNWPRDGEIDIMEHVGFDPGVVHGTVHTEAYNHRKGTQVGKQIQVPDFNKAFHVYAIKWTPEKIDWFLDGELYHTFENEGNEAAWPFDKPFYLILNLAVGGDWGGAQGIDENIWPQSMEVDYVRVYQMEN; encoded by the coding sequence ATGAACAAATATTTGATTGTGCATCTGATAACTATCCTTTTCATTTTTGTGCAATGCGCTGAGGCACAGGAAGAAATGCAGTTGGTATGGTCCGATGAGTTTGAAGAAAATGATATGCCCGATCCGCAAAAGTGGGCTTATGATACGGGTGGACACGGTTGGGGCAATAACGAATTACAATATTATACTGAGGCTGATCCCGATAATGTGCAGGTGAAAGAAGGAAAACTGATCATCACTGCCCGTAAAGAAAACTTTCAGGACAATACCTATACCTCTGCCAAGCTGGTGACTCGCGACCGGGCGGACTGGCGCTACGGACGCATAGAAGTAAGTGCCCGCTTACCGGAAGGTAAAGGGACCTGGCCCGCCATCTGGATGCTACCCGATGTAGAAAAGCTGAACTGGCCCCGCGATGGTGAGATTGATATCATGGAACATGTAGGCTTTGATCCTGGCGTAGTACATGGTACGGTGCATACTGAAGCCTACAATCACCGGAAAGGGACGCAGGTAGGGAAGCAAATCCAAGTGCCGGACTTCAACAAAGCCTTTCATGTGTACGCCATAAAATGGACTCCTGAAAAGATTGACTGGTTTTTAGATGGTGAATTATACCATACCTTTGAAAATGAAGGCAACGAAGCAGCCTGGCCTTTTGACAAACCCTTTTACCTGATCCTGAATCTCGCTGTGGGCGGTGATTGGGGCGGAGCCCAGGGCATAGACGAAAACATCTGGCCTCAAAGCATGGAAGTAGATTATGTACGGGTGTATCAAATGGAAAATTGA
- a CDS encoding M20/M25/M40 family metallo-hydrolase translates to MKASRLLLLLTLLCTSFFASAQQEEEARVEAKMIRSIYDEVLTEGEAYENLRYLCKNIGGRVAGSPQGAAAVEWGRQLMEAYGFDKVFLQEVMVPHWVRGEKEVARILNSKKLGTEEVNITALGNAVGTGAGGIVAQLVEVQDFDELAALGREKVEGKIVFFNRPMDQTQIQTSTAYGMAGNQRRSGPSEAAKYGAVGAMVRSLSTDFDDYPHTGSTVYTFNVPKIPAIAISTNDADLLSKLLKDDPELNFYFETHCQMLEDVMSYNVVGEISGTENPEEYIVVGGHLDSWDLAEGAHDDGAGVVQSIEVLRTLKAIGYQPRRSIRAVLFANEENGLAGGKKYAELAEEKNEKHYAAIESDAGGFAPRGFSLDVSDEAYNRIQSWVPLLAPYDLHKFDKGGSGADISALKPQGVDLIGLRPDSQRYFDMHHSAQDVFEIVDRRELLLGAAAMTSLIYLIDSQGLYEDQRGK, encoded by the coding sequence ATGAAAGCTAGCCGATTACTTTTACTACTCACCCTGCTTTGTACGTCCTTCTTTGCATCAGCTCAACAGGAAGAAGAAGCCCGGGTGGAAGCTAAGATGATTCGCAGTATTTACGATGAAGTGCTAACAGAAGGTGAAGCCTACGAAAACCTGCGTTACCTCTGCAAGAATATCGGAGGCCGAGTAGCCGGTTCTCCACAAGGAGCTGCCGCCGTAGAATGGGGCAGGCAATTGATGGAAGCCTACGGCTTTGACAAAGTATTTCTGCAGGAGGTGATGGTGCCCCATTGGGTAAGAGGAGAAAAAGAAGTAGCCCGCATCCTCAATTCCAAAAAGCTGGGCACGGAGGAAGTAAATATCACTGCCTTGGGCAATGCAGTAGGCACCGGAGCCGGAGGCATCGTAGCCCAGCTGGTAGAAGTACAGGACTTTGACGAACTGGCAGCGCTGGGACGTGAAAAAGTAGAAGGCAAAATTGTGTTTTTCAACCGCCCGATGGATCAGACGCAAATACAAACAAGTACTGCCTATGGCATGGCAGGCAACCAGCGTCGCAGTGGACCCTCCGAGGCTGCCAAATATGGCGCAGTAGGCGCGATGGTGCGTTCGCTCTCTACGGATTTTGACGATTATCCGCATACAGGTAGCACAGTGTACACTTTCAATGTGCCTAAAATACCCGCCATTGCCATCAGTACCAACGATGCCGACCTCTTAAGCAAGCTGCTCAAAGATGATCCTGAACTGAATTTTTATTTTGAGACCCATTGCCAGATGCTGGAAGATGTAATGTCTTATAATGTAGTAGGAGAGATCAGCGGTACTGAAAATCCTGAAGAGTACATTGTAGTGGGCGGACACCTGGACTCCTGGGATTTGGCAGAAGGGGCACATGATGATGGCGCGGGTGTAGTACAATCCATAGAAGTACTGCGTACGCTCAAAGCCATAGGCTACCAGCCCAGGCGCAGCATCAGAGCAGTGTTATTTGCCAATGAAGAAAACGGCCTTGCCGGTGGAAAGAAGTATGCCGAACTCGCAGAGGAGAAGAATGAAAAGCATTATGCTGCTATTGAATCCGATGCCGGAGGCTTTGCACCCCGTGGCTTTAGCCTGGACGTAAGCGATGAAGCTTACAACCGCATCCAAAGCTGGGTTCCTCTGCTGGCACCTTATGATCTGCATAAATTTGACAAAGGAGGCAGCGGAGCAGACATCAGCGCCCTCAAGCCGCAGGGAGTGGATTTGATTGGTCTGCGCCCTGATTCGCAGCGCTACTTTGACATGCACCACTCTGCCCAGGATGTATTTGAGATTGTAGACCGACGTGAACTGCTACTAGGTGCTGCCGCCATGACTTCCCTGATCTATCTCATAGACAGCCAGGGATTGTATGAAGACCAGCGGGGAAAGTAA
- a CDS encoding alpha/beta fold hydrolase codes for MQRLCLLSLLIILPGLYACDKSKDKKSSSVTETDTTIEVTHDGVHIAYQSCGEQDTTLLFVHGWCIDQSYWTSQVDAFCGDYRVVTMDLPGFGDSGKNRDSWTIEDYGQDVAALINQLDLQNVVLVGHSMSGDVILETALASPEAIIALIGVDNFKDVGVEITEEVQAEIDNFMKMMEQDFANTSAAYAEQALFHPTTDSVVVQRVTVDFRAADPVVAIASLEALFDYAPKEKKQLARLDKKLYLINSDATPTATTGLDESGVDYEVVDIHATGHYPMIEKSEEFDRLLRQTLGKIQAESQAN; via the coding sequence ATGCAGAGACTATGCTTACTCTCTCTTCTCATTATTTTACCCGGTTTGTATGCATGTGATAAGTCAAAAGACAAAAAATCATCCTCTGTCACTGAAACAGATACTACTATAGAAGTTACTCACGACGGCGTACATATCGCTTACCAAAGTTGTGGCGAGCAGGACACTACCCTGCTGTTCGTCCATGGCTGGTGCATTGATCAATCCTATTGGACTTCTCAGGTAGATGCTTTTTGTGGAGATTATCGGGTAGTGACCATGGATCTCCCCGGTTTTGGTGACTCTGGCAAAAACCGGGACAGCTGGACCATAGAAGATTATGGGCAAGATGTAGCGGCTTTGATCAATCAACTGGACTTACAAAATGTAGTACTTGTAGGGCATTCTATGAGTGGAGATGTGATCCTGGAAACGGCTCTGGCATCCCCTGAAGCAATAATTGCTTTGATTGGTGTAGATAACTTTAAAGATGTAGGGGTAGAAATTACGGAAGAGGTCCAGGCAGAGATTGATAACTTTATGAAGATGATGGAGCAGGATTTTGCCAATACTTCTGCCGCCTATGCAGAGCAGGCACTATTTCATCCTACTACAGATAGTGTAGTAGTGCAGCGAGTGACAGTAGATTTTCGTGCAGCTGATCCGGTAGTGGCTATCGCCAGTCTCGAGGCTTTGTTTGATTACGCTCCCAAAGAAAAGAAACAGCTTGCCCGACTGGACAAAAAATTATATCTGATCAATAGCGATGCTACCCCTACCGCAACCACAGGCCTGGATGAGAGCGGAGTGGATTACGAAGTGGTGGATATCCATGCTACCGGACACTATCCAATGATTGAAAAATCGGAGGAATTTGACCGCTTGCTTCGTCAGACTTTGGGTAAAATACAGGCTGAAAGTCAGGCAAATTGA
- a CDS encoding VOC family protein: MKSDPDYIIPANTRIGHVHLKVADLQRSLDFYCGLLGFELMQMYGNDAAFISAGKYHHHIGLNVWYSKNAPPASKKAPGLFHTAIVYPERKDLAAIFARLKEAGYPLTGAADHGVSEALYLDDPDENGVELYWDRPREHWPQKEDGSLEMYSARLDVESLLRELR, translated from the coding sequence ATGAAAAGCGATCCTGATTATATAATTCCTGCCAATACCCGCATCGGACATGTACATCTGAAAGTGGCTGACCTGCAGCGCTCGCTGGATTTTTACTGTGGTTTGCTGGGCTTTGAATTGATGCAGATGTATGGTAATGATGCTGCCTTTATTTCTGCCGGAAAATATCACCATCATATTGGTTTGAATGTATGGTACAGCAAAAATGCTCCGCCTGCTTCAAAGAAAGCTCCCGGACTTTTTCATACCGCTATTGTATATCCCGAAAGAAAAGATCTGGCAGCTATTTTTGCCAGACTCAAAGAAGCGGGCTACCCGCTGACAGGGGCGGCAGATCATGGTGTCTCAGAAGCGCTCTATCTGGATGATCCTGATGAAAATGGCGTGGAGTTGTACTGGGATCGGCCCCGGGAGCATTGGCCTCAAAAGGAAGATGGTTCGCTCGAGATGTACTCTGCCCGCCTGGATGTGGAAAGTTTACTCCGGGAGCTTAGATAA
- a CDS encoding carboxypeptidase-like regulatory domain-containing protein translates to MSVQIIQEAHAQAELRKVWGEVKDAQSYEAVSIANISIARQGTYTDLDGHFSFTVKANDTIHITHINYYPYDLMIQDIAQDTLQIFLIPRINTMREVVIRGMPSEEAFKQEMLQLEVKPTIEEIQAKANVNFARQYFLSGYVPQMNSDDNHNWYVAGPQGVTLFSSGPSGGLFRALHNVNRSNRFLKPIRMHQDQGLPDSLWKNVQRQIGMKSNTVEQDSLLSEEN, encoded by the coding sequence TTGTCTGTTCAAATAATTCAAGAGGCTCACGCTCAGGCTGAACTTAGAAAGGTATGGGGTGAAGTAAAAGATGCGCAAAGTTATGAAGCCGTATCCATTGCCAACATCAGTATTGCCAGACAAGGTACCTATACTGACCTGGATGGTCATTTCTCCTTTACTGTCAAGGCCAATGATACTATCCACATTACCCATATCAATTACTATCCTTATGATTTGATGATACAGGATATTGCACAGGATACGCTTCAAATCTTTCTGATACCCCGCATCAACACCATGCGGGAGGTTGTGATCAGGGGCATGCCTTCTGAGGAAGCATTTAAACAGGAGATGCTACAGTTGGAAGTGAAACCTACCATAGAGGAAATACAAGCCAAAGCCAATGTCAATTTTGCCCGACAGTACTTCCTTTCAGGATATGTCCCTCAGATGAATAGTGATGACAATCACAATTGGTATGTTGCCGGTCCCCAGGGCGTTACTCTTTTTTCCAGTGGTCCTTCAGGAGGATTATTCAGAGCACTGCACAATGTAAACCGTAGTAATCGTTTTCTCAAACCCATCCGGATGCATCAGGATCAAGGACTTCCGGATTCTCTTTGGAAGAACGTGCAAAGACAAATCGGGATGAAAAGTAACACCGTAGAGCAAGACAGTCTGTTGAGTGAAGAGAACTGA
- a CDS encoding DUF7218 family protein, which yields MTKNHGPQIKDDKVYEDLREKGYSKEKSARIANTDRHKAGVRGGKAEKYEERSKDELYKKAKEVGIAGYSKMNKDELIDALRNH from the coding sequence ATGACTAAGAATCACGGACCACAAATCAAAGATGACAAAGTCTACGAAGACTTAAGAGAAAAAGGCTATAGCAAAGAGAAATCTGCTCGTATCGCTAATACTGATCGCCATAAAGCAGGAGTACGGGGAGGTAAAGCCGAGAAATACGAAGAAAGAAGTAAAGATGAACTTTACAAGAAAGCGAAGGAAGTAGGTATAGCTGGCTATAGCAAAATGAACAAAGATGAGTTGATTGACGCCTTACGCAACCACTGA
- a CDS encoding GNAT family N-acetyltransferase codes for MNISYPLAQAEDLKKILEMMEDFYGIDAYPFDKLLTAANLKQFVANPNLGRLWLITSDRETLGYLVLTFGYSFEFKGRDAFLDEFYLKEAYRSQGIGSQAIDFVLEQAKALGIQAVHLEVERHNEKGTRLYRSKGFKEHKRTLMTKWLS; via the coding sequence ATGAATATTTCTTACCCACTAGCACAGGCTGAAGATCTGAAAAAAATCCTTGAGATGATGGAGGATTTTTATGGGATTGATGCGTATCCTTTTGATAAATTATTGACAGCAGCCAACCTGAAACAGTTTGTAGCTAACCCAAATCTCGGGCGGCTTTGGCTGATTACTTCGGATAGGGAGACCCTAGGTTATCTCGTACTCACCTTTGGCTATAGCTTTGAGTTTAAGGGAAGGGATGCCTTTCTGGATGAATTTTATCTGAAGGAAGCTTACCGAAGTCAGGGTATAGGAAGCCAGGCCATAGACTTTGTGCTGGAACAGGCCAAAGCCCTGGGCATACAAGCCGTACATCTGGAAGTAGAGCGGCATAATGAAAAAGGAACAAGGCTGTATCGTAGCAAAGGGTTTAAAGAGCATAAAAGAACGTTGATGACCAAATGGTTATCCTAA